The genome window CAGTTTCACCCGCTTTGCCAGGGGCGAAGTGTTTATGAAGTCTTCAGTGCTTTTTTCCATATTGATCTCCTCGTCTTCAGGCATATTCATTCGTATGAATGTAACAGTTCTTCGAGTACTTTTTCATTCTTTCCTTCGACCAGGTACAGCGCTGCCGCCATCGATTTCCGGTATTTGTTCAGCACATCATGCACGACGTTCTGCATAATGCCCTCAAGGATGTCCTTGGTAACACCTTCCGGAACACCGTCGGTCATGAGCATCAGAGATTTTTTCAAGAAATCATCGTCGATGGTCGGTACGATCTCATTCAGCGCTGTTCGGCCCTTTGCCCAAGCAATACGCACATTCTTTAGCCAGAAATCGTTTAGCTCTTCGTGGCTCATACTGAGGAGTGACCCAATACGTTTACTGCTATCATTTTTGTCATGATCCATAGCGTTTCTCCTTTGCTGCAAGTGTCATCTTCATGAATATACTACTCATGATCCGATCTTCCCTCCACCACTATTTTGTTAATGGCACTATTTTGATTATATCCACCAACCCCCTTCCCTCTCTCACTTCCCTGTGAGAGAGGGAAGGGGGTGCCGCGTATTTCGCGGCGGGGGATGGGTGAGTGAGTGTATGACACGAGATATGTCATCAGCACATTCCTCGCCTTCGCATGCTGAAGTTGATAGTCCGCCTTGGTTTTTTCATCGGAATGCCGGCGTTCGTTCATCGTACGTAACGAATGGAGCGCAAGCTGGCGCGAGAACCAGGCGTCAACGACGGACGGCCGCTCGAGATTGCGCGTGACACCGGAAAGGAGCTCAAGCATTATCTCCGAAAAATATGATGCGAATTCAAGCTCCATGATGTAATAGTCGAATGACATCTCATTGAGTGATACATTGTATGTCAGATGCGATGTCTGCGCGGAGACGAATCGCCTCCCGTCGTCCGAATTCTTCGTGAAATAGATGCGCTCTGCCGCCCGCGACTGGAGCAGGCATGACTTCCAGGAAGATCTATTGTCGCCGAAATCGCCGGACCGGAAGTATTCCGGCAGACGGTGATATATCATCATCCCGAGCGACATGATCACCGATGAGAATATCTTTGCCCCGGTGAATTTGTCGCCGGCAAGGATGTAGTGGAAAAGATTCGTCTCGTCGGCATCGGTGGATATGATGATGGTGTTATGCCGCGGGTCGTACACGGCGCCGGTATAGAGATAGTCTATATCGGCATTCCATTCCCGTGCGCGGAATGCGGAGCGTGAGATCGAACCGAACGCGCGTCCCCGCATACCGGCGAAATACCGTGGGCGGAAGGGTATTTCACGCATGGTGCGAACACCGGGCGGCGTGATGATGACGGCAAGCGGCGATTGATCGTATTTGCGGAGGGTGTCGTGATACTGGAGCTTTGTCCCGCGTTTCAATCGGAATAATCCCGGGAATATTGCTTCGCAGGCACCGATGATCGCGCGTATCGATGCGGGTGTATGTATCGGATCGAGCTCGGGGCGTTCGGAGCGCGGTTCACGGAAGAGATGATCGAGCGAGGGGAGATCGTTCTTCGGCGCGATAACGGCGCAGGGATTGATCGGCCATATATGTTTTGCCGCATCGGGGTCGGGGAGGTCTTTTTCCGAGAAGCGGTGGCAGAAGCGAATGCGGTTCACGTAATGCGTGTACATGGCGAACGTGAGCTCTTCGATGCGGGGAATATCCTCGGCGGTGTATTCGCGCATCATGAGGAGTTCGAAAAGCTCTTTTGACCAGTACAGATCCGGTCTCAGATAAGCGCGGAGCATGGTCTGTATCCCGTTGTACGTGGTTGGCATGCCGACCGATGTGCTCGAATCCGACTGCTCTTCGCGTTCCATGATGGCGCTGTAAGCATCGTCGCGCTTTTTCTGCCGAATCGCATGGCGCTCATCGAGGAATCGCTGCTGTTCGGCAACCGTGGTGAGTTTCCCTTTTTCCATGAGCTCGGATGCGATGCGCGCCGTCTCTGCATCGTGCTCTTCGCTGATGCGGCCCCATTCCCGGCGAAGCTCAAGGAAAAGCTCGTTGCGTCCGAAATCTTCGAGCGATTTCTGCAAAGCGTCGAACCTTCCGTCGCCGATGCAACGATGGAAGTGATCGACCGCGCCGTCATGGAGCGGTTTCGGCCAATCGGTTGTCAGCGTTTCAAGCAGCTCAACTGCACGCGCTATGGGGTTCGGATGATGGCGATATGCTTTGATGATCATATCTGCAATTCGTATTTCATGCGGTGCAATGAATATTTTCCGCGTGAGATGGTCGCGGAGCGCAACCGGCGAGGCGGCGGCGATCCCGGTAAGATATTCGCCGACGGAGACAATGTTCCCGACAGCGTCAAGGAATGTCGTGCGCAAAGCGCTGATGTCAGTGCTGACCGCGGCAGGTGCATCCGGTGAGAATATTGCTTCTCCGATGACGGCATCGATAGCCGTACGGAGCGACGCATTGTCGGGGAGAACGCTGAGCTTTCCGATGATGTCATGCGCCCAACCGGTGCGCGGAACGAGAACAGCGGTCAAAAGCTCGCGCATCGTCACCGGGCGCGTCATGCGCTTTTCGCCGGAAAGCCAGGCGCTCATCTCTTTTTCAAGACCATCCGCGGTACGGAGTATGCCCGGTATGGCGCGAAGATTCTCGGCGAAGCGCTGCACCCGTGCGCGGGTGTCGTCGTCGATCGCCGGCGGATCCTTTCCATTGGAGAGACAGGTGACTGCAGCGGCGATATCCGTCTTTCCCAGGACGGCGATGATCTCGGAGAGGCCGGTGATGAATGCAGAAGCGGCTTTTCCCGGGGCAAGTACCGCGAAGAGCGCAAGGGGATTGAGCAGCAGTTCATATTTTTTCAGATAGAGCTCATTCGTTTTTTCGCGTTTTCTATTCACATCGGCGATGGCTTGGGCGAGCGCCCCGCCCATTTTCGTGTACATCATGCCCATGCGTTCGGCATTCCTTAGTCCTCGCCGCCGCATTTTTCGGTAATCGTTGAGAAAATGCTCGAGCCAGCGGAGCGAGAAGTATACCGGCAGCCAGCGTTCTGCGAACACTTTCGGGAATTGAACCGTGCGCGCGAACGCTTCATATTCCGGCGATGCCGTTATCGGACGCGGCGAACCGTTCCATTTCCAGGCGCGTATCGTTCCGAGAAGCCCGGCGATGTTCTTCGGGAATCTGATGTCGGTACGCTTTGCATGAAGATGGACGAAATGGTCGTAGAGTTCATTGAGCTTTGAGAGAATATCCCCGACCGGCTGCATGATGTCACCGAGGCGTACGTTCGAGGCGCCGTTGACGGCGGCGGCAGTGTTCCCGTTCATTGCACGCAGGAAAAATCCGTATCCGGCATCGATCCGTTTCGGCTCAAGCGCGACCGTATGGATGGGGATATCGCCTTTCATGTGATGGTCCCACGAGCTCCGGATGTCGTTGAGCCCATGCTGCGGGAGGAGGAATGAGATATCCCGCCCGAGACCGGAGAGGTAATGCGAGAGATAACCGATCGGTATCGATGTTCCGTCATCGGCGATATACGGTGATCGGTCGCTGTATGCGTTCGTGTATACGGCGCGTGCGCGTGCCGCAGGAGATACGGTCTTGTATCCGGATCTCGGCATGCCGATATCAAAGAGCGTGTTCCCTTCGGCGCGGAGCCAGTCGCTCATGTCGAGTATGCGCCTGTCCTCATTGTCGAGAAGTCCTGCAAGCACTATTTCCAGTTCGCGTACGCGGGCAAGGAAGCGTCTGGACTGGCGAATGCCGAAATAGACGGGACGCGATGACCGTTGCTTTGAGCGCGTATCATCCTCGGCGGGGAATTCGAGTGATGCCTCATCGAATGGAAGCTCGTGCGCTGTTCCGTCAAGGAATGCGTGCGCCAAGACGGTGCAGGCGGCGGCCGATCTCCGCGATGTGCGTGTGGATTTTCCGTAATCCGATCGTTTTAATCGCCTCATCGATGCCTCCGACTATACTATCGCATCGCGGGCGGAAAAGTTCCATCACTATTTTGCAAACGACACTATTTTGACGTGCGCCAGGACGGCGCAGTCGGCACGAGCCATGCGTGCGCCTGTGGCGCAGCCAGGCGGCAGAGCCGCTACGGGATGGCGATTTGTGCCAGATATCCCTATTTCCTTGATGCATCGCGGTATTCGCGCGGCGACATGTTCATCACTTTCCGGAAATAGCGGTTGAAGAACGACAGGTTATTGTAGCCGACGTCGTAGGCTATGTCGAGTATCGATCGGTCGGTGCGCTTTAAGAGTATGCATGAGCGCTGTATCCGCAGATGATTGATGTACTCGAACGGCGGTTTCCCGGTCCTGTCGCGGAACGTGCGGGAGAAATTCGCCGGCGCTATGCCCGCCCGCTCTGCCATGACGGTGAGATCGTATTCATCGAAGGGGTTCGCCTGCATTTCTTCGATGATCACGTCGATGGGGACTTTTTTTACGGGTATCGGGGCGAACTCGCGCTGGAGCAGGATGAAGAATTCCACGATCGAGAGGGTGATGAGACTGCGGTAGCCCGGACGTTTTGCCGATTGTTCGGCGGAGAGCGCATCGATGCGTGAACGCAGTTCCGCGAGCGCATGGGGAATGGATACGGAATGCGGCTGATTGAACACGAAGGGCGTGAGCGCATCCGCGGCAAGGCGTGAGCGCACTTCATCCACGAGGCGGTCATCGAGCACCATCTCGGCGATGAGCGCGCGCGTGCCGCATTCGATGTCGGTGGCATGCTTCCGGGGTATGAAAAAACCGTACGGGGCATCGCGGGGTACGGCATCGTCGATGCCGGTCACTGCTATTGCGCCTTCGGTGACGATGATCAATTGCGCATGCGGCAGGAGCGCCGCGGGAATACGGCGTACATCGATGATGCGTTCGCGTACGAGAAATGGCTGTTCAGATGAGGACCCCGACATATCGCTGACAGTACCATGGAGTCCATGGAAATGCAAATCATGATATGCGTCGCTACAGAACAGCGGGTTGCAACCCGCTGTTCTCTTATCCAGGAACGACAATCACATCATTTTTTTACCGGTACTTCGTACTGCTTCATCGTCCTTGCTGCGCGCGCGGACGGTGCGGTGCGATTGCGGCAGCCGTTCGCCGTGCACTGTGAACAGTCGGCGCATGCGTAGTTCGATCCGAATTTGCGTTCGCAGGACTTTTTTATCCGAGCTGACTTCCATTCCCGGGAGAGATAAAAGCCGCAATAGGCAGCGGCACCGACGACGATAATGATAAGTGCTGCGATCTCAAACATGGCAGTAGTATACGAAAATATCCGGGGAATTCAATGCGGGACACCTGCCCGCGGGCCATGGATAAATTCCGGATATTTCCTTGACAATTGACGTGCAATCCCGTATGTTATTGAAGAGAATTTTCCGGCGCGGAGCATCTTTACGTGAGCACCTCACCGATACGAATACTGCTCGTCGAGGACTATAAGGCATACGCCGACCTCATAGCGGAATATCTCGGAGAGAACGAGCAGTTCGATTTTCAGGTATTGACAGCGGGAACGCTTGCTGAAGCGGTGGCCACGCTCGCGGAAACGACACCCGACTGCATTCTCCTTGATCTTACGCTCCCCGACGGGACCGGTACGGAGACGCTGGTGAAAATGCAGGCGTATGCGGGGCATATCCCCATTGTCGTGCTTACCGGCATGGATGATGAAGCGCTGTCCATTGATTCGGCGCATCTCGGCGCGAAATTCTATCTTACAAAAACCGATGTGAACGCCGGTCTTCTCGTCAGGACGATCGTATACGCGGTAGAACGCCGCGCCATGGAACATGCCCTGCGCGAACGGGAATCGGCGCTCGAAGCGGAGAAGGAGCGGCTGTCGGTGACGCTCGAGGCTATCGGCGATGCGGTCATCAGCACCGATACGCGCGGTGTCATAACCTATGTCAATACGGCCGCCGGTATGCTCTTCGGCGTAGTGCCCGCCGATGTCGTCGGCGAGGTATTCCAGGACTTTTTTTCCGCCATGGATGAGGCTACGCGTACTTCGCTTGAAGAGAACCCGGTGCTTCGTACGCTTTCGACCGGCATCGGCCTTAAGACAAAAGCGCTCATATTGACCGGGCGCAATGGACGTGAATCGATGGTGGAGTGTTCGGTATCGCCGATAAAGAACCCCGCCGGCGGGATTATCGGCACCGTTGTCGTGCTTCGTGATGTAAGCGTTGTCAATAAGATGCTCACCCAGATAACCTATCAAACGAGCCACGACGTGCTCACCGGGCTTTACAACCGCAAGGAATTCGAGACCGCCATCGAGCGGCTCATCGAGGATGCGAGATCGGGCGGGAAGAGCCACTCCCTGTGCTATCTCGATCTCGATAAGTTCAAGGTCATCAACGATACCGCCGGCCACGCCGCGGGCGATAAGATGATCCTTACCGTCACATCAGTGCTCCGTTCGATATTCCCGGATGCATACGCGCTCGCTCGTACCGGCGATGATGAGTTCGGCGTTCTCTTTTCGGATTGCCCCGCCGAAACGGCCGCATTGTATGCGGAACGGCTTCGCACGGAATTATCCGGCTGCCGTTTTGAGTACGGCGGCGATGTGTTCTCCATCCGTGTGAGCATCGGGGTTATCGGCATCGATAATGGTTCATCGACGGTGAGCGCCGTGCTCGCAGCCGTGGATGAGGCCTGTCATCTTGCAAAGGAGAACGGCGGCAACAGGGTGCACGTGCATAATCCTGATGATAAACTGCTGCTTCGGCGTCACGCGGAGATGCAGTGGATAGCGCGCATCACCGAGACGGTGGAGGAAAGCCGTTTCGTTCTCTATCGCCAGGAGATAGTGCCGGTGCGCGGCGGGCGCGAGACACGCAGGCATGAAGTGCTCCTCAGGATGATCGACCGCGATACCGGAAGGCTCGTCATGCCCCTGTCGTTCATACCCGCGCTTGAGCGCTTCAGCATCATGCCCACCGTCGATCGATGGGTCATCGAGAACGCGTTCGCGCTTTACGCAAAGCATGATGTCGGACCGCGTGAGGAATTCGCCATCAATATCTCGGGGCTTTCGCTCAACGACCCCGGTTTTGCCGAGTACATCCTCGAACGGCTGGAATCGCACGGTGTCCCCGCAGGCGCGATATGCCTTGAGATAACCGAAACGGCCGCGATACAGAACATCACCGCCGCCGCACGTTTCGTGAAGACGCTCAGGAAGCGCGGCATCCATTTTGCGCTCGATGATTTCGGTGCCGGGCTTTCAACGTTCGACTATCTCAAGAACCTGCCGGTCGATTACCTGAAGATAGACGGCCATTTCATAAAATATCTTTTTGAGGACCCCGTGTACCGCGCCATCGTACAGTCGATCAATACGATAGGGCACATCATGGGTATTCGTACGGTCGCCGAATACGTGGAAACGGAAGAGCATTTCAAGGCGGTCGAGGAATTGGGGATCGATTACGCGCAGGGGTATCACATCGCGTACCCGGTGCGCTGGTAGACGCTTACTCGTCCTCTCGCATGATGACGATCTCAATGCGCCGGTTCGCTGCGCGGGCGGATGGGTTATCGCCCTCATCGATGGGGCGTGTGTCGCCGTAGGAGATCGCGGATAGCTTCCTGCTGTCTACGCCGTCGCCTTCGAGCTTTTTGACCACATTGACCGCGCGTGCACTCGCCAATTCCCAGTTCGACGGGAATCGCCGTGCGACGGGGCCGCCTTCCATCACCTGCAGACTGTCCGCATGGCCTTCCACGCGTATATTGTTCGAAACGGAGGAGAGGAAACCGGAAAGCCGCTCTACGACGAGACGTCCGTCGCGATTGAGCTCGGCGGACCCCGGTGCGAAGTAAAAATCCGCCCCGAGGGTTATGATGACGCCGCGTTCGGTGAACGTTACCTGGAGCTTCTTCGTCTGTATCTCTGCGAGGAACATCGATATCGCTTTCGTGTAATATGCCTCGCTCCTGCTCCTGCCGCGAGAAGCGGGCATGGATCTGTTCGGGTTGAAATTCTTTGAGAATACGCCGCGGGTGTCCTGTATGCTCGTCGTGTTCATTATCCATTTTCCGCCGCCGAACTGCAGCGCGAGCGCCCGGGCGAGCTCGTCGTATTTATGCTTGTCGACCTGCGTCAATGTGTAGAGGATGATGAAGAAAATGAGCAGCAGTGTAATGAGGTCGGAATAGGTAAGGAGCCATCGCTCCAGATTCTCTTCTTTTTCCAGTTCACCCTTGTGTTTTGCAGCCATGGTATA of Spirochaetota bacterium contains these proteins:
- a CDS encoding helix-turn-helix transcriptional regulator, producing the protein MSGSSSEQPFLVRERIIDVRRIPAALLPHAQLIIVTEGAIAVTGIDDAVPRDAPYGFFIPRKHATDIECGTRALIAEMVLDDRLVDEVRSRLAADALTPFVFNQPHSVSIPHALAELRSRIDALSAEQSAKRPGYRSLITLSIVEFFILLQREFAPIPVKKVPIDVIIEEMQANPFDEYDLTVMAERAGIAPANFSRTFRDRTGKPPFEYINHLRIQRSCILLKRTDRSILDIAYDVGYNNLSFFNRYFRKVMNMSPREYRDASRK
- a CDS encoding EAL domain-containing protein, producing the protein MSTSPIRILLVEDYKAYADLIAEYLGENEQFDFQVLTAGTLAEAVATLAETTPDCILLDLTLPDGTGTETLVKMQAYAGHIPIVVLTGMDDEALSIDSAHLGAKFYLTKTDVNAGLLVRTIVYAVERRAMEHALRERESALEAEKERLSVTLEAIGDAVISTDTRGVITYVNTAAGMLFGVVPADVVGEVFQDFFSAMDEATRTSLEENPVLRTLSTGIGLKTKALILTGRNGRESMVECSVSPIKNPAGGIIGTVVVLRDVSVVNKMLTQITYQTSHDVLTGLYNRKEFETAIERLIEDARSGGKSHSLCYLDLDKFKVINDTAGHAAGDKMILTVTSVLRSIFPDAYALARTGDDEFGVLFSDCPAETAALYAERLRTELSGCRFEYGGDVFSIRVSIGVIGIDNGSSTVSAVLAAVDEACHLAKENGGNRVHVHNPDDKLLLRRHAEMQWIARITETVEESRFVLYRQEIVPVRGGRETRRHEVLLRMIDRDTGRLVMPLSFIPALERFSIMPTVDRWVIENAFALYAKHDVGPREEFAINISGLSLNDPGFAEYILERLESHGVPAGAICLEITETAAIQNITAAARFVKTLRKRGIHFALDDFGAGLSTFDYLKNLPVDYLKIDGHFIKYLFEDPVYRAIVQSINTIGHIMGIRTVAEYVETEEHFKAVEELGIDYAQGYHIAYPVRW
- a CDS encoding flagellar motor protein MotB, yielding MAAKHKGELEKEENLERWLLTYSDLITLLLIFFIILYTLTQVDKHKYDELARALALQFGGGKWIMNTTSIQDTRGVFSKNFNPNRSMPASRGRSRSEAYYTKAISMFLAEIQTKKLQVTFTERGVIITLGADFYFAPGSAELNRDGRLVVERLSGFLSSVSNNIRVEGHADSLQVMEGGPVARRFPSNWELASARAVNVVKKLEGDGVDSRKLSAISYGDTRPIDEGDNPSARAANRRIEIVIMREDE